The proteins below are encoded in one region of Spirochaetota bacterium:
- a CDS encoding HD domain-containing protein codes for MRGGCFMKGGLLRWAMGGVFVIATACALFAASGHEKVDDAIFQEGLRKYIQSDYRAAIEDFEKSYAHDKNNKKLKKVFYNALLRQGDIEYERDDLPEARRLYARALTVGGEDEALLRKLRTIDEINAHVRGEAQRSEARLDGFLRTALITGGAVAFLFMGIVAFVSYRGKRRRLFKELLADMPLIDEDRNMDKDFYPEIVRANRLRELLGAIARGSLTAEILEGYIGYLNEEIKTNIEAAIRKGTGKGKFDVEKRTGEFDLPLLTHADGLPAEVRGASGMIMEHKGGGDPDGIFLILAKIIDVKTGRKGHSFRVADNAYRMASIIGESDPVFVKRAALVHDIGFFLVKGRIDMEGSCGLIDDHAEASGIIKTHPAHGAKILRDAGLPEDISECALYHHERYDGSGYPGKLRGERIPPIAMIVGAAEYLEECRQAGMNQSDILIPIMEGLFGKRVGAALFSLVR; via the coding sequence ATGCGGGGAGGTTGTTTCATGAAAGGGGGATTGTTGCGGTGGGCTATGGGGGGCGTTTTCGTCATTGCGACGGCATGCGCCCTTTTCGCCGCGAGTGGCCATGAAAAGGTGGATGACGCGATATTTCAGGAAGGGCTGCGAAAATATATCCAGTCCGATTACCGCGCGGCCATCGAGGATTTCGAAAAGTCGTACGCTCACGATAAGAACAATAAAAAGCTGAAAAAGGTTTTTTACAACGCGCTGCTGCGCCAGGGGGATATCGAATACGAGCGCGACGACCTGCCGGAGGCGCGAAGGCTCTATGCCCGGGCGCTGACCGTTGGGGGGGAGGATGAGGCCCTGCTCCGGAAGCTCAGGACGATCGACGAAATCAACGCGCACGTGCGCGGTGAGGCGCAAAGAAGCGAAGCGAGGCTGGACGGATTTTTGCGGACGGCGTTGATCACGGGGGGCGCGGTCGCGTTCCTCTTTATGGGAATCGTTGCATTCGTCTCCTATCGCGGAAAGAGGAGGCGTTTATTCAAGGAGCTTCTCGCCGACATGCCCCTGATCGATGAGGACCGGAACATGGACAAGGATTTTTATCCGGAAATTGTGCGCGCCAACAGGCTGCGGGAGCTCCTGGGCGCTATCGCCAGGGGCTCCCTGACCGCGGAGATTCTCGAAGGCTATATCGGCTACCTGAATGAAGAGATTAAAACGAACATCGAGGCCGCGATCAGGAAAGGAACCGGAAAAGGGAAATTCGACGTTGAAAAACGTACCGGTGAATTCGACCTTCCACTGCTAACGCATGCGGACGGGCTGCCCGCGGAAGTGAGAGGCGCGTCCGGGATGATAATGGAGCACAAGGGCGGGGGCGATCCCGACGGCATCTTCCTTATATTGGCGAAAATCATCGATGTGAAGACAGGAAGAAAAGGCCATTCATTTCGGGTGGCGGACAACGCGTATCGCATGGCCTCGATTATCGGCGAGAGCGATCCCGTATTTGTGAAAAGAGCGGCTCTCGTACACGATATAGGGTTCTTTCTCGTAAAGGGCCGGATCGACATGGAGGGGAGCTGCGGCCTCATCGATGATCACGCGGAGGCGTCTGGAATCATCAAGACGCATCCGGCGCACGGCGCAAAAATTCTGCGCGACGCGGGTTTGCCGGAGGATATTTCGGAGTGTGCGCTCTATCATCATGAGCGTTACGACGGAAGCGGTTACCCGGGCAAATTACGCGGCGAAAGGATTCCGCCCATCGCGATGATAGTCGGCGCCGCGGAGTACCTTGAGGAATGCCGGCAGGCCGGCATGAATCAATCCGACATCCTGATCCCGATCATGGAAGGCTTGTTCGGCAAAAGGGTCGGCGCGGCGCTTTTTTCATTGGTAAGGTGA
- a CDS encoding transketolase, with product MEILSRVHARHLVEWAKDRPDVLVLSADLTSSTEIDLFRDAYPDRFLSMGIAEQNMLSFAGGLARQGFTPLIHTFAVFIYRRALDQIAMSVAYPNLPVKMFGFLPGITTPGGATHQAIEDIAVMRALPNMTVLEAGDATDVKSVLDAAYGVPGPVYVRMLRGEIPRLFDETNPLRVGEARVISRGTDITLLSSGICTEEAMRAAKALAAKGASIEHLHVTTLKPFDDPRVLDSIAKAGRGVITMENHTVIGGLGTAVAELIAAHGLAKRLVKLGLKDTFAHGASLPYLKKEYGLDAMSLVRAVETLLDARFAVTESDLAGIYLAPVHSAAKAEAL from the coding sequence ATGGAAATTCTTTCCCGCGTGCACGCGCGTCACCTGGTCGAGTGGGCCAAGGACAGGCCGGATGTGCTCGTCCTCTCGGCCGATCTCACGAGCTCCACGGAGATAGACCTCTTCCGCGACGCGTACCCGGACCGCTTCCTCTCCATGGGAATCGCGGAGCAGAACATGCTCTCCTTCGCGGGGGGGCTCGCGCGCCAGGGATTCACGCCCCTGATCCACACCTTCGCGGTCTTCATTTACCGCCGCGCCCTGGACCAGATCGCGATGTCGGTCGCCTACCCGAACCTCCCGGTGAAAATGTTCGGCTTCCTCCCGGGCATCACCACCCCCGGCGGCGCGACGCACCAGGCGATCGAGGACATCGCCGTGATGCGCGCCCTTCCTAACATGACGGTGCTTGAAGCGGGCGACGCGACGGACGTGAAGAGCGTGCTCGACGCCGCGTACGGGGTGCCCGGCCCGGTCTATGTGCGCATGCTCCGCGGGGAAATCCCCCGGCTCTTCGACGAGACCAACCCGCTGCGCGTGGGCGAGGCGCGCGTCATAAGCCGGGGGACCGATATCACCCTTCTCTCGTCTGGAATCTGCACCGAGGAGGCGATGCGCGCGGCAAAAGCGCTCGCCGCGAAGGGCGCCTCGATCGAGCACCTGCACGTCACCACCCTGAAGCCCTTCGACGATCCGCGCGTGCTCGACTCAATAGCCAAAGCCGGTCGCGGGGTCATCACCATGGAAAACCACACCGTGATCGGGGGCCTGGGCACCGCCGTCGCCGAGCTCATCGCCGCGCACGGTCTCGCGAAGAGGCTCGTGAAACTGGGCCTCAAGGACACCTTCGCGCACGGCGCGAGCCTCCCCTATTTAAAGAAGGAATACGGGCTGGACGCGATGAGCCTGGTGCGCGCCGTGGAAACGCTACTGGACGCGCGCTTCGCCGTCACCGAGTCCGACCTCGCCGGAATTTACCTGGCCCCCGTGCACAGCGCGGCCAAGGCCGAGGCCCTCTAG
- a CDS encoding ribulose 1,5-bisphosphate carboxylase large subunit has protein sequence MIRELVEFQSPPGLSSGERFRVIYRLEGSEDEALARARDICLEQTVEFPDDLIPEGFIRDSVLGRIESFGKGAHGSFEAVIGFPVETAAGELTQLLNVVFGNISIKPGIFVQALDLSASLYARFTGPRFGIAGLRRVLGAENRPLLSTALKPMGLTARGLASLAGRFALGGIDLIKDDHGLTDQPFAPFEERVARCAQAVMDANRETGMRCLYAPNVTAPAHLVVARARYAKEAGAGALLVAPGITGPDAMRLLAAENDIGLPILAHPALQGSFVMGGNGISHYCIFGQLARLAGADASIFPNFGGRFSFSRDECGSIARGCREPMGPLAPIFPSPGGGMTLENVPEMREFYGNDVVYLMGGGLFRHSDDLAENCRHFRKLVGG, from the coding sequence ATGATACGCGAGCTTGTGGAGTTCCAGTCGCCGCCCGGACTCTCCTCCGGGGAGCGCTTCCGGGTGATCTACCGGCTGGAAGGCAGTGAGGACGAGGCCCTCGCGCGCGCGAGGGACATCTGCCTGGAGCAGACCGTGGAATTCCCCGACGATCTCATCCCGGAGGGCTTCATACGCGATTCGGTGCTCGGGCGGATAGAATCGTTCGGGAAGGGGGCGCACGGCTCGTTCGAGGCGGTCATAGGCTTCCCCGTGGAAACGGCCGCGGGCGAGCTCACCCAGCTCCTGAACGTCGTCTTCGGGAATATCAGCATCAAGCCGGGCATTTTCGTCCAGGCTCTGGACCTCTCCGCGTCGCTCTACGCGCGCTTCACGGGTCCGCGGTTCGGAATCGCCGGCCTGCGCCGGGTCCTGGGAGCGGAGAATCGGCCCCTGCTCTCGACGGCGCTCAAGCCCATGGGCCTCACCGCGCGGGGGCTTGCCTCGCTCGCCGGGCGGTTCGCCCTGGGCGGCATCGATCTCATCAAGGACGATCACGGCCTCACCGACCAGCCCTTCGCGCCCTTCGAGGAGCGCGTCGCGCGGTGCGCGCAGGCCGTCATGGACGCGAACCGCGAAACGGGGATGCGCTGCCTCTACGCCCCCAACGTCACCGCCCCCGCCCACCTGGTCGTCGCGCGCGCCCGTTATGCGAAAGAAGCGGGCGCGGGCGCCCTGCTCGTCGCGCCCGGCATCACGGGACCGGACGCCATGAGGCTCCTCGCGGCGGAGAATGATATCGGACTCCCCATCCTCGCCCATCCCGCCCTCCAGGGGAGCTTCGTCATGGGGGGGAACGGCATTTCGCATTACTGCATTTTCGGCCAACTCGCGCGCCTCGCCGGTGCCGACGCCTCGATCTTCCCCAACTTCGGGGGACGGTTTTCCTTCAGCCGTGACGAATGCGGCTCGATCGCCCGCGGCTGCAGGGAGCCCATGGGTCCCCTTGCCCCCATCTTCCCCTCCCCCGGCGGCGGCATGACGCTCGAAAACGTCCCCGAGATGCGGGAATTCTACGGGAACGACGTGGTCTACCTCATGGGGGGCGGACTTTTCCGCCATTCCGACGACCTGGCCGAAAACTGCCGGCATTTCAGGAAGCTCGTCGGGGGCTGA
- a CDS encoding transketolase, with amino-acid sequence MPKHRKESAPAHDWTVHAARAARGIRRRVLAHTVKNNGGYLSQACSSAELFATLYLRVLNLGPVAKPIVPPRFPGVPGPGNPDYRTGAAFHGARAPERDRFYLSPSQYSLVLYAALIEAGRMDECGLDEFNKDGGVVEMIGAEHSPGMEIMTGSLGQGLSQAAGIAMGRARAGETGRTVVFMSDGEFQIGQTWEAVQAMSFHGLGSMLVFADINGYQCDGKMDSVMNIEPLEGRLASFGARVLRIDGHDIEGIARASSLPPDGRPLFVLADTDPCRGIELLRSRYPKFHYLRFTGDDERERYAHALEELFGEGH; translated from the coding sequence ATGCCGAAACACCGTAAAGAGAGCGCTCCCGCACACGACTGGACCGTACACGCCGCCCGTGCCGCGCGCGGCATCCGCAGGCGCGTGCTCGCGCACACCGTGAAGAACAACGGGGGCTACCTGAGCCAGGCATGCTCCTCAGCGGAGCTCTTCGCGACCCTGTATCTCAGGGTGCTCAACCTGGGACCGGTCGCGAAACCCATCGTGCCGCCGCGCTTCCCGGGCGTGCCGGGACCGGGCAATCCGGACTACCGGACCGGGGCCGCCTTCCACGGCGCGCGGGCGCCGGAACGCGACCGCTTCTACCTGTCCCCTTCGCAGTACTCGCTCGTCCTCTACGCCGCGCTCATCGAGGCGGGGCGCATGGACGAATGCGGACTTGACGAGTTCAACAAGGACGGCGGCGTCGTCGAGATGATCGGCGCCGAGCATTCCCCGGGGATGGAGATCATGACCGGTTCCCTGGGACAGGGACTCAGCCAGGCGGCCGGGATCGCGATGGGCCGCGCCCGCGCGGGCGAGACCGGGCGCACCGTGGTCTTCATGTCCGACGGCGAGTTCCAGATAGGCCAGACCTGGGAGGCCGTGCAGGCGATGTCTTTCCACGGCCTGGGCTCCATGCTCGTATTCGCCGATATCAACGGCTACCAGTGCGACGGGAAGATGGACTCGGTCATGAACATCGAACCGCTGGAGGGGAGACTCGCGTCGTTCGGGGCGCGCGTCCTGCGCATCGACGGGCACGACATCGAGGGGATCGCGCGCGCCAGCTCCCTCCCGCCCGACGGCCGCCCCCTGTTCGTCCTCGCCGACACCGATCCCTGCCGGGGGATCGAGCTCCTGCGCTCCCGGTATCCAAAGTTCCACTACCTCCGCTTCACGGGCGACGATGAGCGGGAGCGTTATGCGCACGCGCTCGAAGAGCTTTTCGGGGAGGGACACTAG
- a CDS encoding DUF4959 domain-containing protein, whose translation MKAKYLALYLCSLAAISSLSTSCGYVHETNPIILADTTPGGPGTLSPVHVDSITPDDTQIIINWTDPADAGFDHVKISWVPDGTSVQTVPKGTETFIASALTNGTDYTFTLTGVYDSGNEAAPVAVTARPRDLVPPLALDFRGTVSSPDQITINWTDPPTGDFDHVIISWEPGGETGVTVAGGQETYTADGMSIYDTDYTFTLTAVDDDGNETAISILVPHIDIVSPSEIMIDSVATSDGSIILNWTDPADADLDHIKITWSPDGATERIVAAGVRTFSATGLNNIINYTFTLIAVDEAGNESAPVTVTQRIDETPPGPVEITGIIEDNQQITLNWDDPSDPDLDHIEISWTPDGAAVNSIDPGVRTFTATGLVNPYVQTNGNIYIITEYAFSIICVDTAGNRSSALVVKAIPSVVGSIENFLIYTADDLNAVRGGSADPKYNGWDKTKSYSMMADIDLSGYSPWIPIGASDTDFFSGNFNGNGHTISGLRINTAANYQGLFGFIKGTSVIRNLTISNCAITGGAYIGALAGQFNQDGTGKAMLSNCHVSGTIISTSSVAVFTGGLVGWLGPNTTPTTHSNVVKCSVKASVSNTSATLAYYLGGITGRAEIQWSVFYCYVEGDISATRGYYVGGIAGSSNSPFENCYSKANIKSIANGGGITGGTTNYTRYCYATGDITRTSGTSANIGGLLGSVNNSDRIIASYYSGTLLDAATGLGLTDNALGTRKTPAEMKEWTTYSGWDPAIWAVDPDVNNGFPYLINNPPR comes from the coding sequence ATGAAAGCGAAATACCTGGCCCTTTACCTGTGTTCGCTCGCAGCGATATCGTCCTTATCCACATCGTGCGGGTATGTACATGAGACCAATCCGATTATTCTTGCCGATACGACCCCTGGGGGTCCGGGCACCCTCTCCCCGGTTCACGTTGATTCGATCACACCGGATGACACACAGATAATAATCAATTGGACCGATCCGGCCGATGCCGGCTTCGATCATGTAAAGATAAGCTGGGTGCCCGATGGAACGTCGGTGCAGACCGTACCTAAGGGCACGGAAACCTTCATCGCGTCGGCTCTGACCAACGGAACCGATTATACCTTTACCCTGACCGGCGTATACGATTCCGGGAACGAAGCGGCCCCCGTCGCGGTAACGGCAAGACCCCGGGACCTTGTACCCCCGCTTGCGCTTGACTTCCGCGGCACGGTGTCGAGCCCGGACCAGATCACCATCAATTGGACCGACCCGCCAACCGGCGATTTCGATCACGTGATAATCAGCTGGGAGCCCGGGGGAGAGACAGGGGTGACGGTCGCCGGGGGCCAGGAGACGTACACGGCGGACGGCATGAGTATCTATGATACCGATTATACGTTCACCCTAACGGCCGTCGACGATGACGGAAACGAGACCGCCATCTCGATCCTCGTTCCCCATATCGATATAGTGTCTCCGTCCGAGATCATGATCGATTCCGTGGCCACGAGCGACGGAAGCATAATCCTTAACTGGACCGATCCCGCCGATGCCGACCTTGATCATATCAAGATCACCTGGTCGCCCGACGGCGCGACCGAACGGATAGTCGCGGCCGGTGTCCGGACCTTCAGCGCAACCGGATTGAATAACATCATTAATTATACGTTTACGCTCATCGCCGTCGATGAGGCCGGAAATGAATCCGCGCCCGTCACCGTAACGCAAAGAATCGATGAGACCCCCCCCGGGCCGGTGGAGATCACCGGTATCATTGAAGACAACCAGCAGATTACCCTGAATTGGGATGATCCGTCCGATCCGGACCTCGATCATATCGAGATAAGCTGGACGCCCGACGGGGCGGCGGTAAATTCCATCGATCCGGGAGTGCGGACTTTCACCGCGACCGGTCTCGTCAATCCGTACGTGCAGACGAATGGTAATATATATATAATTACTGAGTATGCTTTTTCAATAATCTGTGTTGATACCGCCGGCAACCGCTCCTCAGCTCTCGTTGTCAAAGCGATACCAAGTGTCGTTGGCTCCATCGAAAATTTTCTGATTTATACGGCGGACGACCTTAATGCGGTTCGGGGAGGAAGCGCCGATCCGAAATATAACGGATGGGATAAAACAAAATCATATAGTATGATGGCCGATATCGATCTTTCGGGATATTCTCCATGGATTCCGATCGGCGCATCGGACACTGATTTTTTCAGCGGTAACTTCAATGGTAACGGGCATACAATTTCAGGATTGAGGATAAACACCGCCGCAAATTATCAGGGTCTTTTCGGATTTATCAAGGGAACCAGTGTCATTAGAAATCTTACCATCTCGAATTGCGCTATAACAGGCGGCGCGTATATTGGCGCTCTTGCCGGGCAGTTTAATCAGGATGGCACAGGAAAGGCAATGCTCAGTAATTGCCATGTTTCCGGAACGATAATTTCGACCTCCAGCGTAGCTGTATTTACGGGAGGCCTGGTAGGATGGCTTGGTCCTAATACGACTCCTACTACCCATAGTAATGTCGTTAAGTGCAGTGTAAAAGCCTCCGTAAGCAATACTTCAGCAACCTTGGCATATTATTTAGGTGGAATCACAGGCCGCGCAGAGATTCAATGGTCGGTTTTTTATTGTTATGTTGAAGGTGATATTTCCGCCACACGAGGATATTATGTCGGCGGCATTGCAGGCTCCTCGAATAGCCCGTTTGAGAATTGTTATTCAAAAGCAAATATTAAAAGCATCGCAAATGGCGGTGGAATTACAGGAGGTACTACCAATTATACCCGCTATTGTTATGCAACGGGTGATATTACCAGAACCAGCGGCACCTCTGCCAATATTGGAGGACTTCTTGGCTCTGTGAACAATTCCGATAGAATTATTGCAAGCTATTACAGCGGCACACTCCTCGATGCCGCCACTGGACTGGGATTGACAGATAACGCCCTCGGCACGCGAAAAACGCCGGCGGAGATGAAAGAGTGGACGACGTATTCGGGATGGGACCCGGCAATCTGGGCGGTCGATCCCGACGTCAATAACGGGTTTCCGTATCTCATCAATAACCCGCCCAGGTAG
- a CDS encoding FAD-dependent oxidoreductase, giving the protein MEDTSYDLIIIGGGPAGLSAALYAARARLKTLVLDRNPAAGALGSADRIENYPGIRGPVRGDELLGIMRAQAESFGARIEKDQVYGVDVSAQPISVFTSGATLTARALVIATGSMGRAASLKGEAEFTGKGVSYCAACDAAFYKDRPVAVAGASSEVMDEIDALAKFARPIHFITRERELPAELREELGRAGDVRVLAGARIEDIRGNESVREISVVLPEGKREDIAVDGVFLFLHGNKPITDFLYGAIETTPEGCIRVDRETMATSVPGVYAIGDVTCKRVRQVVLASAEGCLAALAAEQYLNRGARMASQWSH; this is encoded by the coding sequence ATGGAAGATACCTCGTACGATCTCATCATCATCGGCGGGGGCCCGGCGGGGCTCTCGGCGGCGCTGTACGCGGCGCGGGCGCGCCTGAAAACCCTGGTGCTCGACCGGAACCCGGCCGCGGGGGCGCTCGGCTCCGCGGACAGGATCGAGAACTATCCGGGCATCCGCGGTCCCGTCCGCGGGGACGAGCTGCTCGGGATCATGCGCGCCCAGGCGGAGTCCTTTGGCGCCCGGATAGAAAAAGACCAGGTATACGGTGTGGATGTATCGGCGCAGCCCATATCGGTCTTTACCTCCGGGGCGACGCTCACCGCGCGCGCGCTCGTCATCGCGACCGGGTCCATGGGGCGCGCCGCGTCCCTCAAGGGCGAGGCCGAGTTCACCGGCAAGGGCGTGAGCTACTGCGCGGCCTGCGACGCCGCGTTCTACAAGGACCGGCCCGTCGCGGTAGCGGGCGCCTCCAGCGAGGTCATGGACGAGATCGACGCGCTCGCGAAATTCGCCCGGCCCATACACTTCATCACGCGCGAGAGGGAACTCCCGGCGGAATTACGCGAAGAGCTCGGGCGCGCGGGGGACGTGCGGGTCCTCGCGGGCGCGCGCATCGAGGATATCCGCGGGAACGAATCGGTCCGCGAAATTTCCGTCGTGCTCCCGGAGGGAAAACGCGAGGACATCGCCGTGGACGGGGTCTTCCTCTTCCTGCACGGCAACAAGCCCATCACCGATTTTCTCTATGGCGCGATCGAGACCACCCCGGAGGGATGCATTCGCGTGGACCGCGAGACCATGGCGACATCCGTACCGGGCGTCTACGCGATCGGGGACGTCACCTGCAAGAGGGTGCGGCAGGTCGTGCTCGCCTCCGCGGAGGGCTGCCTCGCCGCGCTCGCCGCGGAACAATACCTCAACCGCGGCGCGCGCATGGCCTCGCAGTGGAGCCATTAG